In Canis lupus familiaris isolate Mischka breed German Shepherd chromosome 9, alternate assembly UU_Cfam_GSD_1.0, whole genome shotgun sequence, a single window of DNA contains:
- the NME1 gene encoding nucleoside diphosphate kinase A, producing the protein MANSERTFIAIKPDGVQRSLVGEIIKRFEQKGFRLIAMKLIQASEDLLKEHYIDLKDRPFFAGLVKYMQSGPVVAMVWEGLNVVKTGRVMLGETNPADSKPGTIRGDFCIQVGRNIIHGSDSVESAEKEIGLWFQPEELVDYKSCAQNWIYE; encoded by the exons ATGGCCAACAGTGAACGCACCTTCATTGCCATCAAGCCTGATGGAGTCCAGCGCAGCCTTGTGGGAGAGATCATCAAGCGTTTCGAGCAAAAGGGATTCCGCCTCATTGCTATGAAATTAATCCAG GCTTCTGAAGACCTTCTCAAGGAGCACTATATTGACCTGAAGGACCGTCCATTCTTTGCCGGCCTGGTGAAGTACATGCAGTCAGGGCCTGTGGTTGCCATG GTGTGGGAGGGCCTGAATGTGGTGAAGACAGGCCGAGTGATGCTCGGGGAGACCAACCCGGCGGACTCCAAACCTGGGACCATCCGTGGGGACTTTTGCATCCAAGTTGGCAG GAACATTATCCATGGCAGCGATTCTGTGGAGAGTGCGGAGAAGGAGATTGGCTTGTGGTTCCAGCCTGAAGAGCTGGTGGATTACAAGAGCTGTGCTCAGAACTGGATTTATGAGTGA